From the genome of Candidatus Methylopumilus rimovensis, one region includes:
- a CDS encoding DUF4136 domain-containing protein, with amino-acid sequence MRFIFTIISLIALASVAGCQHLAQKNPSLKAELTVFHELPKDFKLSTVAIVPWHQSQKGSLEFKHYSAILKERIEKLGFTVVDHSKKPELLLFFDYGDDNGKEITETYTIPDFGMIGYTGYSLNSWGMYPGMPMYGYRGYQTHTNKYTLFTRYIRIDIAKPKMKSTELDKIYEGQLRSRGTCSKLTVTLPYLIDMYFQNFPGKNNDTQSLEKSWDGVC; translated from the coding sequence ATGAGATTTATCTTTACCATCATTTCATTAATAGCCTTAGCTAGCGTTGCGGGATGCCAACATCTTGCGCAAAAAAATCCAAGCCTCAAGGCTGAACTTACTGTTTTTCATGAGCTTCCAAAAGACTTTAAACTTTCTACTGTTGCCATTGTTCCTTGGCATCAATCTCAAAAAGGCTCCTTAGAGTTTAAGCATTATTCTGCGATCTTAAAGGAGCGGATAGAGAAACTAGGCTTTACTGTCGTAGACCATTCTAAAAAACCTGAACTACTTTTATTCTTTGATTATGGGGATGACAATGGTAAGGAAATAACCGAAACCTACACCATCCCTGATTTTGGTATGATTGGATATACTGGATACTCTCTAAATTCTTGGGGTATGTATCCCGGTATGCCCATGTATGGATATCGAGGTTATCAAACTCATACTAATAAATACACTTTATTTACGCGATATATTCGTATTGATATAGCTAAACCCAAAATGAAAAGTACTGAACTAGATAAAATTTATGAAGGCCAGTTAAGAAGTAGAGGCACGTGCTCAAAACTTACCGTGACACTTCCATATCTCATTGACATGTATTTTCAAAA